The following is a genomic window from Polaribacter atrinae.
TAGGTGTTAATTTAACAGAAATGAAACGCCATAAATCTACCGCATTATGTTGTGGAGCAGGAGGTGCGCAAATGTTTAAAGATGCTGAAAAAGGGGATAAGGAGATTAATGTTTTAAGAACAGAAGATGCTTTAGAAACCAAACCAAATATTATTGCTACAGGTTGTCCGTATTGCAATACAATGATGACAGACGGAATTAAATTTAAAGAAAAAGAAGCAGAAGTTGTTGTTAAAGATATTGCAGAACTAATTGCAGAGGCTAATAATTTGTAGGAAAAAAACATTAAATTAATTTAAATGTTTGAAAACGAGTTTGTTTCTAATTTACCAAATATTACAGAAATCACCTTTAAACCAATCAATAAGAACTATTTAAAAGTTATTTTATTAAATAGTTTATTACTTTTTGGAGCTATTTTAATGGGGATTTTTATAGCGAATCATTATAATTTTCTAGACGCAATTAGTCCTTATGTTTATCTTGTCTACATTGCTTTTATAATAGTTCTGATAATTACAATACTTTTACTTTACTTTGGATTTAAAAAAAGAAAATATGCTGTTCGAGAAAAAGACATTTCTTATAAAAGCGGTTTATTCTTCCAAAAAATTACAACAGTACCGTTTTCTAGAGTTCAGCATATAGAAGTAGATGAAAGCCCTCTCTCTAGGTTTTTTAAATTAGCTTCTTTAAGTGTTTTTACTGCCGGAGATAGTAGTGATGATTTAGATATAAAAGGAATTACCAAAAAGGAAGCTATAGAAATAAAAGAATTTATTAGTCAAAAAATCAATGAATAACACGTTTGATTTTAGTCAATTTTCTAAACAATCTAAAAAAGGAATTCTTATAATTTATTTTAAGTTACTGTATAAATTATTAAAAGCTTTTTGGGTCTTACTTTTTCTGTTTTTTCAGAAATTTTCTAAGTTTAATCAAACTACACTGTTTTATATCTATTTGGGACTTGGATTTTTGTTATTATTTTTTCTGATTAGGGCTTTTTTAATTTATCAAAATTTTCAGTTTAAGGTAGATAAGAATCACTTTATTTTAAAACAAGGAATCTTAAAAAAAACAAATACTTCCATTTCTTTTGATAGAATTCAGAACATCAATTTTAAGCAAAATATTATTCAACAGCTTATCAATGTATATGAAGTTAATATAGAAACTGCAGGGTCTAACAAAACAGAAATCTCTATAAAGGCATTGTCTTTTCAAAAAGCCAAAGCGCTTAAAAGTCAACTTTCATTCCATAACTCAACCATAATCAAAGAAGAAATTGTTGCAGAAAAACCATTTCTAAAAATAAATTTATTAGAGTTATTAAAGGTTAGTTTCACAGAAAACCATCTACAAAGTTTGCTCATTTTTATGGCCTTATTAGTAGGGCTTTTTCAGCAACTAGAACAATTATTTAGTGGTATTGGAAAAGATCATTTATTAAATGAATATATAGAAAAAAGTAGTAGTTCTTTTCATCAAAGTATTTTTGTGTTCATTGTGCTAATTATCTTATTGATTTTTATAGCAATTTTAAGTTCTTTTGTAAGAATATTCTTATTTCATTTTAATTTAACTGTTTTTATAAAAGATCAAAACTTTGAAATCTATCAAGGATTGCTTACAAAAAAATCTATTATATTAAAGAAGGATAAAATTCAGAGTATTACTGTTTCTACAAATCCAATAAAAAAGATTTTAGGTATTTCCTTTATCACTTTTAAACAAGCTGTTAGTGGTAAAGTAAATAAAAAAAGAAAAGACAAGTTAATACGAATTGTTGGCTGTAAAAAAGCTCAGGTAAACAGAATTAAGGAATTACTTTTCAACTTTTCTGAAGTAGATCAATTAGAAAGAAAGCAGGTACATGTTTATTTAAAAAGAAGAATGTATTTTCTGTCTTTTTTACTTTTACTGATAACAAATGTAGTTTTTTATCTTACTTTTTTAGACAAACTAGTTTTCTTAACTAACATTTTATTGGTTCCATTATTTATTCTTATTGTCAATTTAATCTTCAATAAAAGATTTTATAAAATAAGTGATGATGTTTTGTTGGTTGGTTCAGGAAGTTTTGACACTCATTTAACATATTTACCCTTTTTTAAGGTGCAAAATATTAAAATGATGCAAACTTTTTTTCAAGAAAGAAATAAGGTTGTAGATTTGGTTTTTCAAACCGCTTCTGGAGAAATTAAACTTCCTTGTATAGAAAAAAGCGAGGCGATAAAAATTTACAATTATACTTTATTTAAAGTAGAAAGTAGTACGAATTTATGGATGTAAAAAATTACATAAAAGCAGCAAGGTTAAGAACTTTACCTTTATCTGTTTCAGGAATTATTTTGGGTAGCTTTTTAGGAACTAAAAAATTAAGTGATGAAATTTCAATTCTGGAATCTCCAATTTTTTGGTTAGCAATATTAACTACTGTCGGTTTTCAGGTATTGTCTAATTTTGCAAACGATTATGGAGACGGAATTAAAGGTTCCGATAAAAATAGAACAGGAGAAGCACGTATGGTTTCATCAGGAGCAATCACTCCGAAACAAATGAAATTAGCCATGATAATTACAACAATTATCACCTTAATAATAGCCTTATTTCTTATTTACGTTTCTTTTGGTAAAGAAAATTTTGGATATTCAATATTATTTTTAGGTTTAGGAATTGCTTCAATTGCTGCAGCTATTAAATATACCGTTGGTAACTCTGCTTATGGATATAGTGGTTTTGGTGATGTTTTTGTTTTTCTGTTTTTTGGTTTATTAAGCGTAGTTGGTAGTTATTTCTTATTCACAAAACACCTTGATATGTATGTTTTTTTACCAGCAATTTCAGTTGGCTTATTAAGTACTGCTGTTTTAAACCTTAATAATTTACGTGATAGAGAAGAAGATAAAAAAAATAATAAAAACACCTTAGTTGTTAAGTTAGGAAACGTAAAAGCAAAAAAATATCATTATTTTTTAATTTTTGGGGCTTTGATTTTTGCTTGTGCATATGCCTTTTTAGATTTTAGAAATATTTATCAACTTATTTTTTTAGGTGCTTTTGTTCCGTTAATTAGAAATGTAAAAACTGTTGCAGCCAATAATATTCCTGCAGAATTAGATAGTGAACTTAAAAAAGTAGCATTAAGCACTTTTTTGTTTGCAATTCTTTTTGGAGTTGGACAAATTATGTAATTTGTGAATTAAATATAATTTTAAGATATGAAGATTAAATTTTTAGGTCATTCTTGTTTTTCTATAGAAATAAACAACGTAACTATTTTAGTAGATCCGTTTATTTCGGGTAATGCATTAGCTTCTCACATAGATATCTCTAATTTAAAAGCAGATTTTATCTTGTTAACACATGCGCATCAAGATCATGTTTTAGATGTAGAAATAATTGCAGAGAGAACAAAGGCAGTTATTGTTTCTAACTATGAAATATCCATGTACTATGGGGCAAAAGATTTAAATGTAAGTGCATTAAATCATGGAGGTACTTTTAAAACGGAGCACTTTTCTGCAAAATACGTAAATGCAATTCACACTTCCTCTTTTGCAGATGGTACTTATGGTGGAGAACCGGGAGGTTTTGTAATTTCATCAAAAGATAAAAACCTATATGTTGCAGGAGATACTGCTTTAACAATGGATATGAAATTGATTCCTTTAACTACGAAGCTTACTGCAGCTATTTTTCCTATTGGAGATACGTTTACTATGGGAGTGGAAGATGCAATTATTGCAAGTGATTTAGTGGAGTGTCCTAAAGTAATTGGATGTCATTTTAATACTTTTCCTCCAATTGAAATCGATATTAATGAAGCAAAATCTAAATTCACATCAAAAAATAAAGAGTTGGTTGTATTAGAAATAGGAGAAAATATAAACTTATAAAATGAAAGCAATAAAAATAATTTTAGGAATCATTTCTGCATTTGTAGTTGTTTTTCTACTAACAGGTTTAATTGTAAAAGAAACAACGTATACCGCTCAAGTATCTATTAGTAAGTCCATAGATCAGGTTTTTACAGCTTTTAATAATTCTGAGGATGTACAAAACTGGATTCCAGAAGTACAGTCTTTTGAGGTTGTTAATGAAAACCCTGGTAAAATAGGAAGTATTTACAAAATAGTTGTTTTAAACCAAGGTCAAGAAATAAGTATGACCGAAAAAGTGTTGGCTTATGTGCCAAATGAAAAAGTAACCTTGTTTTTTGATGCAGAAGGTATGCTTAAAAAAGACGATTATATTTTTACAGAAAGTAATGGGGTTACCACTGTTACTTTAAATGCAAGTTGCCAAAGTGATACGTTTATAATGGCATGTATTTTTCCTTATTTTAAAGGAACATTTAGAGAACAAGATCAATCTTATTTGAATAACCTTAAAGTTTTTATAGAAGGTAAAGTAGACGAATAATCTTTCATTTTATTACTTGCTGTTTTCTCTGTATTTAAAATACGATCTTAATATTAATGTTTTCACTAAACGTGGAAATATTTTTGTAACGCTAAATCAATTATACTCTTTTGTTAAACGCTACCTACAAAAAATACATTCTCAATTTTAAAAACCCAAGTGGAACATCACGTGGAATTTTAAGAACTAAAGAAACTTGGTTTATCTTTTTAAATAAAAATGGTAAAATAGGTGTTGGAGAAACGGGCTTGTTTAGAGGCTTAAGCTTTGATGATGTGCCTAATTATGAAGAAAAATTAATATGGGTTTGTAATAACATTAATAAAGGTTTGGTCTTTTTGCTAAAAGAACTCTCTGAGTTTCCATCCATACAATTCGGGTTAGAGCAAGCTTTCTTATCACTTAAAAGTGACGATAAGTTTCATTTATTTCCATCAGAATTTACCAAAGGGAACGAAGCTATTGATATAAACGGCCTAATTTGGATGGGTGAAGAAGCGTTTATGAAAAAACAAATCAAAGAAAAATTAGAAGCAGGTTTTTCTTGTATCAAAATGAAAATTGGTGCCATTAATTTTGAGACTGAAATAGCGTTGTTAAAATCCATCCGAAAAGAATTTTCATCAAAAGAAATAGAGTTAAGAGTAGATGCAAATGGTGCTTTTAATCCAAAGAATGCTTTAGAAAAATTAAAGCGTTTATCCGAATTAGAAATTCATTCTATAGAACAACCCATTAAACAAGGTCAAGTAGAAGAAATGGCTACTTTATGTGCTACAACACCTTTGCCAATTGCATTGGATGAAGAGTTAATAGGTGTGTTTTCATCCGAAGAAAAAAATCAATTATTACAAACTATTCAACCTCAATTTATCATTTTAAAACCAAGTTTAATCGGTGGTTTCGCTGGTAGTTTAGAATGGATTAAATTTGCAGAAGAAATAAAATCTGATTGGTGGATAACCTCTGCATTAGAAAGTAATATTGGTTTAAATGCTATTGCTCAATTTACACATACATTAAAAAGTAATTTACCACAAGGTTTAGGAACCGGTGGGCTATTCACAAATAATTTTGCAAGTCCGTTAGTAGTTAAAAATGGAGCTTTATATTATCATCAAACTCAAAACTGGGATTTTAATTTATAAATATGAATTTTATACAACAAGCATATAAAGGAAACAATGAATGGTTTCATTGGGTATTAACTATCATGGCCGTTTTTGCTGGGTGGCAAATTTTAGGTGTCATACCTTTAACGGTTTTGGCTATTATGCATTCTGCAAATATGGCAGAGTTTACTGCGGCTGCTCAAGATAACTTTATGACGTTAGATATCAATAAAAACCTCTTTCTTTTTTTTATGATATTAATGTTCTTTTTTGGATTGGTTAGTCTTGTTATAGCAATTAAGTACATCCACAAAAGAACTGTAACATCTTTATTAACAAGTAGAAAATCGATAGATTGGAAGCGTTTTTGGTTTGGTTTTATTACTTGGGGAATTGTTTCTTCTGTTGTAATTATGGGAGGTATTCTTTTAGCTCCAGAAAACTATGTTTGGAACTTTAATCCAGTGCCTTTCTTTACCTTATTAGCAGTCTCTTTTCTCTTTTTACCTTTTCAAACTTCATTTGAAGAGTTGTTATTTAGAGGTTATTTTATGCAAGGTTTGGGAATTTTAGCTAAAAATAGATGGGTACCTTTAATTTTAACTTCGGTTTGTTTTGGTTTACTACATGGTGCAAATCCAGAGGTAGAGAAGTTAGGCTATATTTCTATGGTTTTTTATATTGGTACGGGTTTCTTTTACGGAATTACTACTTTAATGGACGAAGGAACTGAATTGGCAATTGGCTTACATGCTATAAATAATATTGTTGCAGCATTTTTTGTGACTACAAATTGGACCGTTTTTCAAACGGATGCTTTATATGTTGATACTTCAGAACCTTCTGTAGGATGGGAAATGTTTTTCCCTGTTTTAGTTTTATATCCAATACTATTATTTATTTTTTCTAAAAAATATGGATGGAAAAACTGGAAAGAAAAACTTACAGGAAAAATAGAGCAACCTGTTAATTTAAAAGAAAATTATAGAATTTTAGAAGATTGAAACGAAACAGATTTCATATAAAATTTCAATTAAATGGCGTTTCATTTTCTTCTGTAGATGAAATTATAACGTTTGCATCTATTTTTTCTGATGAAATACACCAATTTTTAAAGAACTGGTTTTCTGACGATCCATATATTATAGTTAAAACTTCAGGATCTACAGGTGTTCCAAAAGATATAAAATTGCAAAAAAGTAAGATGATAAACTCTGCTTTGGCTACCGGTGCTTTTTTTTATTTAAAAGAAAATACAACGGCATTATTATGTTTGCCTACAGAATATATTGCCGGAAAAATGATGTTGATAAGAGCGTTAACTTTAGGTTGGCAATTAGATGTAGTGGCTCCAACTTCTTTTCCTCTTCGAGGGATAAAAAAAATATTTGATTTCTCTGCAATGGTGCCGCTACAATTAGAGAATTCTTTAAACTCACTAAATCAAATTAAAAAGTTAATTGTTGGTGGAGGAGTAGTTTCTAAGCAATTAGAAAATAAAATTTTAAACACTACGTGCACTGTTTTTGCTACTTATGGTATGACAGAAACGATTACACACATTGCTGTGAAAAGATTAAATAATTTTTCTTCAATAGAAAGAAATACGAGTATGAAATCTTTACAAAAAGGGTTTTATGAAACTTTACCAAATGTAGAAATTTATAAAGACGATAGAAACTGTTTGGTTATTAATGCGCTAGAGGTTTCAAATGAAGTCATTTTTACAAATGATATTGTAAATTTAGTTTCAGAAACTCAATTTGAATGGTTGGGGCGTTTTGACAATGTGATAAACTCAGGAGGAATCAAACTACACCCAGAAAAAATTGAAGAAAAATTATCAGAAATAATTAGCAAGCGTTTTTTTGTAGCTGGTATTCCAGACAGTACATTAGGAGAAAAACTCGTTTTAATTATAGAAGATTCTTATACCTCAAATGAAGTTGAAGTTTCTTTTAAATTGAAAATTAATCAATTAAAAGCACTCACTAAATTTGAAATTCCCAAAGAAATTTATTTTGTAACTAAATTTATAGAAACAGAAACAAATAAGATTCAACGTAACAAAACTTTAGATTTAATAAAATAATATTTTAAATTTATAAGCACTTTTTTTTAATAGTCATTGTTGTCTAGCGTGTTTTATTAAATTAATATTTTAGAAAATGCTTATTTTAAGGTAAATTATAGATGTGAAGAACTTCTTTTATACTCACTAAAGTTGTACTATTCTAACCCTTTTTATAAAATTAGTATAATTAATAAGTAAATGCTGTTGTTTTATTGAAAATATTTAAAAATTTTGTATTTTTGTTATTGTTCTGACGATAATATATAATAATTAAATTGGGGGATTGAATTTATTATATTCTAAGAATAACTAAGGTCGTAATTTTTTAATTACGGCTTTTTTTATTTTTTTAAACTAGAGTTAAAGCTTTTATTTATTTCTGATTATAATAATTTTTATTTCGAGTTTTTTTTCTGGTATTATTTTTGATATTTTTAATAAAATTAACATTCATGAAAAAAGTATTTTTAGGTTTTACTATTTGTTTTTTTTCTATTACAAATAATGTAGCACAAGAGCAACATGTAGAAAATCAAAAAGAAAATAAAGAAGCCCTTTCTATAAATTGGGAACCTTCTTTTAGCGATGCTTTAAAGAAGTCTAAAAAAGAAAATAAACCAGTACTTATTTATTTTACTGGATCAGATTGGTGCGGACCATGTATTGTTTTAGATAAGAATCTTTTTCATTCAGAAAAGTTTAAGGCTATCGCAGATAATGATTTAATATTATACGAGGCAGATAGTCCTAGAAATTTAGATTTGGTTTCTCCTGAGCAGTTAGAAGTAAACAATGATTTAAAAAGGAAGTTTAATATAAATACATTTCCCACGTTAGTTTTTGTAAACCACAAAGGAAAAATGATTGGCTATAAAAAAGGGTTAATTCTTACAGATTATTATTATCCATTTATTCAATCTGTTATAGAGAATTATTAAACATAAAAAAAACCGAAGCAATTTGCTCCGGTTTTTTTACCTCTAGTTTTTAGAAGATAATTATTTTTCATTCACTACTCTAAATGTAGTTCTTCTGTTGGCTCTGTGTTGCGCTTCTGTACAAGAAACACCATCTGCACATCTGTTAGTTAATTTTGCTTCACCATAACCATTACCAGTTAATTTACTTGGGTTTACACCTTTAGAAATTAAATAGTTAGTAACTGCTTGCGCTCTTCTTTCAGATAAATCTTGGTTACTCTCTTTTGTTCCTCTAGAGTCTGTATGAGATTCTAAAGCTACAGATACCCCCGTTTTTAGAACTGGTAATAATCTTGTATCGATAATTCCTTTAGCAGCAGAAGTTAAAGTAGCGCTTCCTAAGTTCCAGTTAATAGGTAAAATAGTATTGTTTACTAATTCACACTCAACTTCTTTCCAAGTTGTTAGACCTCCTTTATTTACTAAAATTTCTTTAGTTACAGTTTTGTATTTCGCAGCAACAGTAACTTCTTCTAGCCATGCATCTTTTACTAAAACTGTTTTGTTGATATTTCCGTACTCTGCAGGAATTTCAATAGATTTTGTAGTTGGTGCAGAAACCATAACTTTTGTTGTATAGGTTTTCTCATAACCAGGAACTTTGTCAGAAACAGTACTTGCGTCTTTATCTAACTTAGTTAAAGGAATTGTAACGTATTTTGCAGGAACTGGTTTGTAGCACCAGTATCTACAGTCATTAGGGTCGCTAGACTCACAATCAGGAGCTTTTTCACTCATTTCCCAATTTGCAGAAGCTGCTTTTGTTTCAATAGTTTCAGAATCTGGGTTAAATGTTGCTTGAATAACTCTTAATTTATTAGCATCTTCTTTAGCAGTATAGCTTACTGTTTTGTCTTCCCACACAGCAGGTACAACAACTAAACGCTGTCCAGCTTCTTTAATTAATACTCTTTCTGTAACAGTATTGTATTCTGCAGGATGTGTAACAATTTTTTTGTATGCCGGAGCAACTTCTATTGTTACGTCTTCATTTTTCCAAACTTCAGGAGTTTTACAACGTACGTAGCATTTTCCTGGTTCTGGGTTTTGTGGTAAGTCTTGTGCAAATGCTGTTGCACCAAACATTAATAATGTAGCACCTAGTAAAATTTTTTTCATAATAGATTTGTATTTTGAGTTTTTATTCATATTTATGACACAAACTTTTCTAGTAAGTCACATCATTCTTCTCAAAAGTACAAATTATGTTAAAGAAATCATAAAAAAATCACAACTTATTGTAAAATAGGCTTTTAATAATCCCGTCTGAAAGACCAATTTTAGGAACATAAATTTTTCTTGCCCCACTCCATTTCATTGCAGACAAGTATATCTTTGTTGCAGGTATAATAACATCAGCTCTATCTGGGTTTAAACTTAACTCAGAAACCCGCTCATCAAAAGTCATTTGTTTTAAGAATTGATATTGAGCATTTAGATATATATAAGAAATTGGTTTTCCTTCCGCTCGTCCAGACATTTTAAATAACTTGTTAATGTTACCTCCAGAACCAATTAAAGAGACCTTCTTTAAGTCTTTAGTGTTTTTCTTAATCCACTTCTCTACATTTGCATAAATTTCTTTATTTACAGCTTTTTTGTTATTTAACAAACGTACTGTACCCATTTTAAAAGATTTTGACGTAAGAATTTTTCCTTCAGAAAATATGGTGAATTCTGTACTACCACCACCAACATCAACATATAAATAAGAATTATCTCCTTCTATTAATTGATTTAAGTCGGTAGATGAAATGATAGCTGCTTCTTCTTTTCCTCCAATGATATCAATTTGTACTCCTGTTTGTTTTAGAATTTTTGCTGCAACTTCTTTTCCGTTTTCTGCTTCTCTCATTGCAGATGTTGCACAAGCTTTATATCTTTCTACGCCATGAACATCCATTAATAATTTAAATGCTTCCATAGCATTAATCATTCTACTAATGTTTTTTTCACAGATCATTCCTTCACCAACAAAAGCATCCGCTCCTAAACGAATAGGAACACGTACTAAAGAAGATTTTTTAAATTGAGGCTCCTTGTCTTCAGATACAATTACATTGGCAATAAGCAATCTAATTGCATTGGAACCAATATCTATAGCTCCATATTTTTTAATTTCTAACAAACTATTTTTATTTATGGTTTTTAGGGAATTCTATCATAAACGTTTTCCCTTTCTTTATGTTTTTCCAGTGCTTTTCTTCAAACTGTATACCTACAACACCACAAGTTGATACATGAGAAATGGGCTTGTTACCAAACTTGTTTACAAACGAATTAATACCATGATCATGACTAAAAATGATTGCAGAATTAAAACCATCATCTAAAGCGTTTACTGTCTTTACCAAATACCCATCACTAAAGCTATATAGTTGTCTTTTTACTTGAAGGTTCGATAATGGAAATTCGAAATTTTCACAAAAAATAATCGCTGTATGCAATGCTCTATTAGCACTACTTGATACAAAAACATCTGGTCTGTCTATTTCTTTAGCTAAGAACTTAGAGATTAAATGTGCATCTTTTATTCCGCGTTTTTTTAGAGGTCTGTCAATATCTTCTATTCCTGAGTATTCCCAAGAAGATTTTGCATGTCTAACAATGTATAAAGTTTTCATTCAATTCTTATTGTTGAGTTGTAAATATAAAAATTTATGGTGCTAATCTTTCTTTTTTCCAAGAAAAATCTTCTTCTAGGGTGTATCTTATTCTATCATGCATTCTATTTGGTCTCCCTTGCCAAAATTCTATAGAAATTGGTTTTACCAAATAACCTCCCCAATGTTTAGGTCTTATTATTTCCTTTCCTTTAAATTGGTTTTCAAAAGTTTTTAAATTACCATCTAATTCTTCTCTAGAAGCAACCACTTCACTTTGGTTAGATGCCCAAGCACCTAGTTTGCTACCGTCTGGTCTCGATTCAAAATAGCCATCAGACAAATTTTCTGCTAACAGTTCTGCATTTCCTTTTATAATTATTTGTTGTTCTAAGGCTGGCCAAAAGAAAGACAAACAAATATTATTATTTGCTGCAATTGCTTTTCCTTTTTCTGAATTGTAATTGGTGTAAAAGATAAAACCTTCCCAAGTAAATTTTTTTAATAAAACAACTCTACTTTTAGGGAAACCATCTAAACCAATGGAAGAAACGGTCATTGCATTGCTTTCATCAACCATGTTGGATGTGTCTGCTTTTATAAACCAAGTTTGGAATAATTCTATGGGGTTTTCTGGGCAAATACTTTCTAAAAGTTCTTGCTTTTC
Proteins encoded in this region:
- a CDS encoding PH domain-containing protein codes for the protein MFENEFVSNLPNITEITFKPINKNYLKVILLNSLLLFGAILMGIFIANHYNFLDAISPYVYLVYIAFIIVLIITILLLYFGFKKRKYAVREKDISYKSGLFFQKITTVPFSRVQHIEVDESPLSRFFKLASLSVFTAGDSSDDLDIKGITKKEAIEIKEFISQKINE
- a CDS encoding PH domain-containing protein yields the protein MNNTFDFSQFSKQSKKGILIIYFKLLYKLLKAFWVLLFLFFQKFSKFNQTTLFYIYLGLGFLLLFFLIRAFLIYQNFQFKVDKNHFILKQGILKKTNTSISFDRIQNINFKQNIIQQLINVYEVNIETAGSNKTEISIKALSFQKAKALKSQLSFHNSTIIKEEIVAEKPFLKINLLELLKVSFTENHLQSLLIFMALLVGLFQQLEQLFSGIGKDHLLNEYIEKSSSSFHQSIFVFIVLIILLIFIAILSSFVRIFLFHFNLTVFIKDQNFEIYQGLLTKKSIILKKDKIQSITVSTNPIKKILGISFITFKQAVSGKVNKKRKDKLIRIVGCKKAQVNRIKELLFNFSEVDQLERKQVHVYLKRRMYFLSFLLLLITNVVFYLTFLDKLVFLTNILLVPLFILIVNLIFNKRFYKISDDVLLVGSGSFDTHLTYLPFFKVQNIKMMQTFFQERNKVVDLVFQTASGEIKLPCIEKSEAIKIYNYTLFKVESSTNLWM
- the menA gene encoding 1,4-dihydroxy-2-naphthoate octaprenyltransferase, producing MDVKNYIKAARLRTLPLSVSGIILGSFLGTKKLSDEISILESPIFWLAILTTVGFQVLSNFANDYGDGIKGSDKNRTGEARMVSSGAITPKQMKLAMIITTIITLIIALFLIYVSFGKENFGYSILFLGLGIASIAAAIKYTVGNSAYGYSGFGDVFVFLFFGLLSVVGSYFLFTKHLDMYVFLPAISVGLLSTAVLNLNNLRDREEDKKNNKNTLVVKLGNVKAKKYHYFLIFGALIFACAYAFLDFRNIYQLIFLGAFVPLIRNVKTVAANNIPAELDSELKKVALSTFLFAILFGVGQIM
- a CDS encoding metal-dependent hydrolase, whose protein sequence is MKIKFLGHSCFSIEINNVTILVDPFISGNALASHIDISNLKADFILLTHAHQDHVLDVEIIAERTKAVIVSNYEISMYYGAKDLNVSALNHGGTFKTEHFSAKYVNAIHTSSFADGTYGGEPGGFVISSKDKNLYVAGDTALTMDMKLIPLTTKLTAAIFPIGDTFTMGVEDAIIASDLVECPKVIGCHFNTFPPIEIDINEAKSKFTSKNKELVVLEIGENINL
- a CDS encoding SRPBCC family protein, with the protein product MKAIKIILGIISAFVVVFLLTGLIVKETTYTAQVSISKSIDQVFTAFNNSEDVQNWIPEVQSFEVVNENPGKIGSIYKIVVLNQGQEISMTEKVLAYVPNEKVTLFFDAEGMLKKDDYIFTESNGVTTVTLNASCQSDTFIMACIFPYFKGTFREQDQSYLNNLKVFIEGKVDE
- a CDS encoding o-succinylbenzoate synthase — protein: MLNATYKKYILNFKNPSGTSRGILRTKETWFIFLNKNGKIGVGETGLFRGLSFDDVPNYEEKLIWVCNNINKGLVFLLKELSEFPSIQFGLEQAFLSLKSDDKFHLFPSEFTKGNEAIDINGLIWMGEEAFMKKQIKEKLEAGFSCIKMKIGAINFETEIALLKSIRKEFSSKEIELRVDANGAFNPKNALEKLKRLSELEIHSIEQPIKQGQVEEMATLCATTPLPIALDEELIGVFSSEEKNQLLQTIQPQFIILKPSLIGGFAGSLEWIKFAEEIKSDWWITSALESNIGLNAIAQFTHTLKSNLPQGLGTGGLFTNNFASPLVVKNGALYYHQTQNWDFNL
- a CDS encoding CPBP family intramembrane glutamic endopeptidase — protein: MNFIQQAYKGNNEWFHWVLTIMAVFAGWQILGVIPLTVLAIMHSANMAEFTAAAQDNFMTLDINKNLFLFFMILMFFFGLVSLVIAIKYIHKRTVTSLLTSRKSIDWKRFWFGFITWGIVSSVVIMGGILLAPENYVWNFNPVPFFTLLAVSFLFLPFQTSFEELLFRGYFMQGLGILAKNRWVPLILTSVCFGLLHGANPEVEKLGYISMVFYIGTGFFYGITTLMDEGTELAIGLHAINNIVAAFFVTTNWTVFQTDALYVDTSEPSVGWEMFFPVLVLYPILLFIFSKKYGWKNWKEKLTGKIEQPVNLKENYRILED
- a CDS encoding AMP-binding protein, with the translated sequence MKRNRFHIKFQLNGVSFSSVDEIITFASIFSDEIHQFLKNWFSDDPYIIVKTSGSTGVPKDIKLQKSKMINSALATGAFFYLKENTTALLCLPTEYIAGKMMLIRALTLGWQLDVVAPTSFPLRGIKKIFDFSAMVPLQLENSLNSLNQIKKLIVGGGVVSKQLENKILNTTCTVFATYGMTETITHIAVKRLNNFSSIERNTSMKSLQKGFYETLPNVEIYKDDRNCLVINALEVSNEVIFTNDIVNLVSETQFEWLGRFDNVINSGGIKLHPEKIEEKLSEIISKRFFVAGIPDSTLGEKLVLIIEDSYTSNEVEVSFKLKINQLKALTKFEIPKEIYFVTKFIETETNKIQRNKTLDLIK
- a CDS encoding thioredoxin family protein; this encodes MKKVFLGFTICFFSITNNVAQEQHVENQKENKEALSINWEPSFSDALKKSKKENKPVLIYFTGSDWCGPCIVLDKNLFHSEKFKAIADNDLILYEADSPRNLDLVSPEQLEVNNDLKRKFNINTFPTLVFVNHKGKMIGYKKGLILTDYYYPFIQSVIENY
- a CDS encoding OmpA family protein, with the translated sequence MKKILLGATLLMFGATAFAQDLPQNPEPGKCYVRCKTPEVWKNEDVTIEVAPAYKKIVTHPAEYNTVTERVLIKEAGQRLVVVPAVWEDKTVSYTAKEDANKLRVIQATFNPDSETIETKAASANWEMSEKAPDCESSDPNDCRYWCYKPVPAKYVTIPLTKLDKDASTVSDKVPGYEKTYTTKVMVSAPTTKSIEIPAEYGNINKTVLVKDAWLEEVTVAAKYKTVTKEILVNKGGLTTWKEVECELVNNTILPINWNLGSATLTSAAKGIIDTRLLPVLKTGVSVALESHTDSRGTKESNQDLSERRAQAVTNYLISKGVNPSKLTGNGYGEAKLTNRCADGVSCTEAQHRANRRTTFRVVNEK
- a CDS encoding Ppx/GppA phosphatase family protein, whose product is MLEIKKYGAIDIGSNAIRLLIANVIVSEDKEPQFKKSSLVRVPIRLGADAFVGEGMICEKNISRMINAMEAFKLLMDVHGVERYKACATSAMREAENGKEVAAKILKQTGVQIDIIGGKEEAAIISSTDLNQLIEGDNSYLYVDVGGGSTEFTIFSEGKILTSKSFKMGTVRLLNNKKAVNKEIYANVEKWIKKNTKDLKKVSLIGSGGNINKLFKMSGRAEGKPISYIYLNAQYQFLKQMTFDERVSELSLNPDRADVIIPATKIYLSAMKWSGARKIYVPKIGLSDGIIKSLFYNKL
- a CDS encoding SixA phosphatase family protein, producing the protein MKTLYIVRHAKSSWEYSGIEDIDRPLKKRGIKDAHLISKFLAKEIDRPDVFVSSSANRALHTAIIFCENFEFPLSNLQVKRQLYSFSDGYLVKTVNALDDGFNSAIIFSHDHGINSFVNKFGNKPISHVSTCGVVGIQFEEKHWKNIKKGKTFMIEFPKNHK